A genomic window from Punica granatum isolate Tunisia-2019 unplaced genomic scaffold, ASM765513v2 Contig00639, whole genome shotgun sequence includes:
- the LOC116191970 gene encoding nuclear pore complex protein NUP98A-like isoform X6 codes for MCCIMDSFRTTSGSSAFGQSSSTSPFRQSSSSPLLSQSVFSQSSTTNNPLAPKPEPFGSTTTTPFGWPQTGPSIFAGTSNCVFGATQFSAPVFGASSSPALVASSAPAVGSSSSSALGAFGGIGSAFGASTSLVFGPKGAFGASSTPAFAASSSPASSTPAFGASFGPKGAFGASSTPAFAASSSPASSTPAFGASTSSVFGPNGAFGASSTPAFAASSSPAFGVSKTPFGTSSSPSICFGSSPAFEQSASAFISSSHFAVSSPIEARIGSQATTPTFGGAGFGQSGFGDQQQGGGSRVTAYAVTIEQDNGSGEQLDGKLESVSAMPACINKSHEELKWEDYQLSDKGESNPAGQSAGCNLFGASSSIWTPAFGGLSSTEMSNPCFSTIASNLFSSMTSNPFAPKPVSSGFGKSGHNTNSWWRWIWAARFRGSATSRK; via the exons ATGTGCTGTATAATGGATTCTTTTAGGACGACGTCTGGTTCTTCTG CTTTCGGGCAGTCTTCGTCGACAAGCCCCTTCAGGCAGTCATCGAGCAGTCCTCTTCTGTCCCAATCGGTCTTCAGCCAGTCAAGTACTACAAACAATCCTTTGGCGCCCAAACCCGAACCATTTGGTAGTACAACGACAACCCCTTTTGGATGGCCACAAACGGGGCCGTCCATATTTGCAGGAACATCAAATTGTGTTTTTGGTGCTACTCAATTTTCAGCACCCGTGTTTGGTGCGTCATCATCACCAGCTTTAGTAGCGTCTTCTGCTCCTGCTGTAGGAAGTTCGTCGTCGTCCGCACTTGGAG CGTTTGGTGGCATAGGGTCTGCATTTGGTGCATCAACTTCCTTAGTCTTCGGCCCTAAAGGTGCATTTGGGGCTTCTAGCACTCCTGCTTTTGCCGCCTCAAGTAGTCCGGCTTCTAGCACTCCTGCATTTGGTGCATCATTCGGCCCTAAAGGCGCATTTGGGGCTTCTAGCACTCCTGCTTTCGCCGCCTCAAGTAGTCCGGCTTCTAGCACTCCTGCATTTGGCGCATCAACTTCCTCAGTCTTCGGCCCTAATGGCGCATTTGGGGCTTCTAGCACTCCTGCTTTCGCCGCCTCAAGTAGTCCGGCTTTTGGGGTTTCGAAAACTCCTTTTGGGACTTCCAGCAGCCCTTCCATCTGCTTTGGTTCATCTCCAGCATTTGAACAGTCAGCATCTGCTTTTATTAGTAGCAGCCATTTTGCAGTATCATCTCCTATTGAGGCCCGGATAG GAAGTCAGGCCACAACACCAACTTTTGGTGGTGCTGGATTCGGGCAGTCAGGTTTCGGGGATCAGCAACAAGGAGGAGGAAGTAGAGTGACCGCATATGCAGTGACTATCGAGCAAGATAATGGAAGTGGTGAACAACTTGATGGGAAGTTAGAGTCGGTATCAGCCATGCCCGCATGTATTAATAAGAGCCATGAGGAGCTTAAGTGGGAGGACTATCAGTTGAGTGACAAAG GTGAATCAAATCCTGCTGGTCAATCTGCTGGTTGTAATCTCTTTGGTGCATCTTCTTCCATCTGGACACCTGCATTTGGTGGACTGTCCTCCACTGAAATGTCGAATCCATGTTTCTCCACCATTGCCTCCAATTTGTTCTCTTCCATGACATCCAATCCATTTGCTCCAAAACCTGTGAGCTCGGGCTTTGG GAAGTCAGGCCACAACACCAACTCTTGGTGGCGCTGGATTTGGGCAGCCAGGTTTCGGGGGTCAGCAACATCGAGGAAGTAG
- the LOC116191970 gene encoding nuclear pore complex protein NUP98A-like isoform X3, which yields MCCIMDSFRTTSGSSAFGQSSSTSPFRQSSSSPLLSQSVFSQSSTTNNPLAPKPEPFGSTTTTPFGWPQTGPSIFAGTSNCVFGATQFSAPVFGASSSPALVASSAPAVGSSSSSALGGSAFGASTSLVFGPKGAFGASSTPAFAASSSPASSTPAFGASFGPKGAFGASSTPAFAASSSPASSTPAFGASTSSVFGPNGAFGASSTPAFAASSSPAFGVSKTPFGTSSSPSICFGSSPAFEQSASAFISSSHFAVSSPIEARIGSQATTPTFGGAGFGQSGFGDQQQGGGSRVTAYAVTIEQDNGSGEQLDGKLESVSAMPACINKSHEELKWEDYQLSDKGESNPAGQSAGCNLFGASSSIWTPAFGGLSSTEMSNPCFSTIASNLFSSMTSNPFAPKPVSSGFGSGPASSLFRSMPSFATSVLGSQATTPTLGGAGFGQPGFGGQQHRGSRVVAYAVTLEQDDGSGTQPAGKFKSISAMPAYFDKSHEELRWEDYQELKEMHASKLKSESDAELSRIKARIQALELELSNLKMEEATHIASRAPLLPESSFNLEPRKSERTRRISKTKCRCRRR from the exons ATGTGCTGTATAATGGATTCTTTTAGGACGACGTCTGGTTCTTCTG CTTTCGGGCAGTCTTCGTCGACAAGCCCCTTCAGGCAGTCATCGAGCAGTCCTCTTCTGTCCCAATCGGTCTTCAGCCAGTCAAGTACTACAAACAATCCTTTGGCGCCCAAACCCGAACCATTTGGTAGTACAACGACAACCCCTTTTGGATGGCCACAAACGGGGCCGTCCATATTTGCAGGAACATCAAATTGTGTTTTTGGTGCTACTCAATTTTCAGCACCCGTGTTTGGTGCGTCATCATCACCAGCTTTAGTAGCGTCTTCTGCTCCTGCTGTAGGAAGTTCGTCGTCGTCCGCACTTGGAG GGTCTGCATTTGGTGCATCAACTTCCTTAGTCTTCGGCCCTAAAGGTGCATTTGGGGCTTCTAGCACTCCTGCTTTTGCCGCCTCAAGTAGTCCGGCTTCTAGCACTCCTGCATTTGGTGCATCATTCGGCCCTAAAGGCGCATTTGGGGCTTCTAGCACTCCTGCTTTCGCCGCCTCAAGTAGTCCGGCTTCTAGCACTCCTGCATTTGGCGCATCAACTTCCTCAGTCTTCGGCCCTAATGGCGCATTTGGGGCTTCTAGCACTCCTGCTTTCGCCGCCTCAAGTAGTCCGGCTTTTGGGGTTTCGAAAACTCCTTTTGGGACTTCCAGCAGCCCTTCCATCTGCTTTGGTTCATCTCCAGCATTTGAACAGTCAGCATCTGCTTTTATTAGTAGCAGCCATTTTGCAGTATCATCTCCTATTGAGGCCCGGATAG GAAGTCAGGCCACAACACCAACTTTTGGTGGTGCTGGATTCGGGCAGTCAGGTTTCGGGGATCAGCAACAAGGAGGAGGAAGTAGAGTGACCGCATATGCAGTGACTATCGAGCAAGATAATGGAAGTGGTGAACAACTTGATGGGAAGTTAGAGTCGGTATCAGCCATGCCCGCATGTATTAATAAGAGCCATGAGGAGCTTAAGTGGGAGGACTATCAGTTGAGTGACAAAG GTGAATCAAATCCTGCTGGTCAATCTGCTGGTTGTAATCTCTTTGGTGCATCTTCTTCCATCTGGACACCTGCATTTGGTGGACTGTCCTCCACTGAAATGTCGAATCCATGTTTCTCCACCATTGCCTCCAATTTGTTCTCTTCCATGACATCCAATCCATTTGCTCCAAAACCTGTGAGCTCGGGCTTTGGGTCAGGACCTGCTTCTTCACTCTTTCGTTCTATGCCCTCATTTGCAACTTCCGTGCTTG GAAGTCAGGCCACAACACCAACTCTTGGTGGCGCTGGATTTGGGCAGCCAGGTTTCGGGGGTCAGCAACATCGAGGAAGTAGAGTGGTCGCCTATGCAGTGACTCTCGAGCAAGATGATGGAAGCGGTACACAACCAGCAGGGAAGTTCAAGTCCATATCGGCAATGCCCGCATATTTTGATAAGAGCCATGAGGAGCTTAGGTGGGAGGACTATCAGGAGCTCAAAGAGATGCATGCCTCGAAGTTGAAGTCGGAGTCTGATGCTGAGTTGAGTAGGATCAAAGCTCGTATCCAAGCTCTTGAATTAGAATTATCTAATCTCAAGATGGAGGAAGCTACTCATATTGCCTCTCGAGCCCCATTGCTTCCCGAGTCATCTTTTAATCTCGAACCCAGAAAATCCGAGCGTACAAGGAGAATAAGCAAAACCAAATGCAGGTGTAGAAGGCGCTAG
- the LOC116191970 gene encoding nuclear pore complex protein NUP98A-like isoform X5, with protein sequence MCCIMDSFRTTSGSSAFGQSSSTSPFRQSSSSPLLSQSVFSQSSTTNNPLAPKPEPFGSTTTTPFGWPQTGPSIFAGTSNCVFGATQFSAPVFGASSSPALVASSAPAVGSSSSSALGAFGGIGSAFGASTSLVFGPKGAFGASSTPAFAASSSPASSTPAFGASFGPKGAFGASSTPAFAASSSPASSTPAFGASTSSVFGPNGAFGASSTPAFAASSSPAFGVSKTPFGTSSSPSICFGSSPAFEQSASAFISSSHFAVSSPIEARIGSQATTPTFGGAGFGQSGFGDQQQGGGSRVTAYAVTIEQDNGSGEQLDGKLESVSAMPACINKSHEELKWEDYQLSDKGESNPAGQSAGCNLFGASSSIWTPAFGGLSSTEMSNPCFSTIASNLFSSMTSNPFAPKPVSSGFGSGPASSLFRSMPSFATSVLGFSFSFTWESSPLFSCIAPALAQTNIFGTSSFPLDPG encoded by the exons ATGTGCTGTATAATGGATTCTTTTAGGACGACGTCTGGTTCTTCTG CTTTCGGGCAGTCTTCGTCGACAAGCCCCTTCAGGCAGTCATCGAGCAGTCCTCTTCTGTCCCAATCGGTCTTCAGCCAGTCAAGTACTACAAACAATCCTTTGGCGCCCAAACCCGAACCATTTGGTAGTACAACGACAACCCCTTTTGGATGGCCACAAACGGGGCCGTCCATATTTGCAGGAACATCAAATTGTGTTTTTGGTGCTACTCAATTTTCAGCACCCGTGTTTGGTGCGTCATCATCACCAGCTTTAGTAGCGTCTTCTGCTCCTGCTGTAGGAAGTTCGTCGTCGTCCGCACTTGGAG CGTTTGGTGGCATAGGGTCTGCATTTGGTGCATCAACTTCCTTAGTCTTCGGCCCTAAAGGTGCATTTGGGGCTTCTAGCACTCCTGCTTTTGCCGCCTCAAGTAGTCCGGCTTCTAGCACTCCTGCATTTGGTGCATCATTCGGCCCTAAAGGCGCATTTGGGGCTTCTAGCACTCCTGCTTTCGCCGCCTCAAGTAGTCCGGCTTCTAGCACTCCTGCATTTGGCGCATCAACTTCCTCAGTCTTCGGCCCTAATGGCGCATTTGGGGCTTCTAGCACTCCTGCTTTCGCCGCCTCAAGTAGTCCGGCTTTTGGGGTTTCGAAAACTCCTTTTGGGACTTCCAGCAGCCCTTCCATCTGCTTTGGTTCATCTCCAGCATTTGAACAGTCAGCATCTGCTTTTATTAGTAGCAGCCATTTTGCAGTATCATCTCCTATTGAGGCCCGGATAG GAAGTCAGGCCACAACACCAACTTTTGGTGGTGCTGGATTCGGGCAGTCAGGTTTCGGGGATCAGCAACAAGGAGGAGGAAGTAGAGTGACCGCATATGCAGTGACTATCGAGCAAGATAATGGAAGTGGTGAACAACTTGATGGGAAGTTAGAGTCGGTATCAGCCATGCCCGCATGTATTAATAAGAGCCATGAGGAGCTTAAGTGGGAGGACTATCAGTTGAGTGACAAAG GTGAATCAAATCCTGCTGGTCAATCTGCTGGTTGTAATCTCTTTGGTGCATCTTCTTCCATCTGGACACCTGCATTTGGTGGACTGTCCTCCACTGAAATGTCGAATCCATGTTTCTCCACCATTGCCTCCAATTTGTTCTCTTCCATGACATCCAATCCATTTGCTCCAAAACCTGTGAGCTCGGGCTTTGGGTCAGGACCTGCTTCTTCACTCTTTCGTTCTATGCCCTCATTTGCAACTTCCGTGCTTG GATTCAGTTTCAGTTTTACCTGGGAATCCTCCCCATTGTTTTCATGTATTGCTCCCGCCCTCGCTCAAACAAACATATTTGGCACATCATCGTTTCCTTTGGATCCCGGATAG
- the LOC116191970 gene encoding nuclear pore complex protein NUP98A-like isoform X1, which yields MCCIMDSFRTTSGSSAFGQSSSTSPFRQSSSSPLLSQSVFSQSSTTNNPLAPKPEPFGSTTTTPFGWPQTGPSIFAGTSNCVFGATQFSAPVFGASSSPALVASSAPAVGSSSSSALGAFGGIGSAFGASTSLVFGPKGAFGASSTPAFAASSSPASSTPAFGASFGPKGAFGASSTPAFAASSSPASSTPAFGASTSSVFGPNGAFGASSTPAFAASSSPAFGVSKTPFGTSSSPSICFGSSPAFEQSASAFISSSHFAVSSPIEARIGSQATTPTFGGAGFGQSGFGDQQQGGGSRVTAYAVTIEQDNGSGEQLDGKLESVSAMPACINKSHEELKWEDYQLSDKGESNPAGQSAGCNLFGASSSIWTPAFGGLSSTEMSNPCFSTIASNLFSSMTSNPFAPKPVSSGFGSGPASSLFRSMPSFATSVLGSQATTPTLGGAGFGQPGFGGQQHRGSRVVAYAVTLEQDDGSGTQPAGKFKSISAMPAYFDKSHEELRWEDYQELKEMHASKLKSESDAELSRIKARIQALELELSNLKMEEATHIASRAPLLPESSFNLEPRKSERTRRISKTKCRCRRR from the exons ATGTGCTGTATAATGGATTCTTTTAGGACGACGTCTGGTTCTTCTG CTTTCGGGCAGTCTTCGTCGACAAGCCCCTTCAGGCAGTCATCGAGCAGTCCTCTTCTGTCCCAATCGGTCTTCAGCCAGTCAAGTACTACAAACAATCCTTTGGCGCCCAAACCCGAACCATTTGGTAGTACAACGACAACCCCTTTTGGATGGCCACAAACGGGGCCGTCCATATTTGCAGGAACATCAAATTGTGTTTTTGGTGCTACTCAATTTTCAGCACCCGTGTTTGGTGCGTCATCATCACCAGCTTTAGTAGCGTCTTCTGCTCCTGCTGTAGGAAGTTCGTCGTCGTCCGCACTTGGAG CGTTTGGTGGCATAGGGTCTGCATTTGGTGCATCAACTTCCTTAGTCTTCGGCCCTAAAGGTGCATTTGGGGCTTCTAGCACTCCTGCTTTTGCCGCCTCAAGTAGTCCGGCTTCTAGCACTCCTGCATTTGGTGCATCATTCGGCCCTAAAGGCGCATTTGGGGCTTCTAGCACTCCTGCTTTCGCCGCCTCAAGTAGTCCGGCTTCTAGCACTCCTGCATTTGGCGCATCAACTTCCTCAGTCTTCGGCCCTAATGGCGCATTTGGGGCTTCTAGCACTCCTGCTTTCGCCGCCTCAAGTAGTCCGGCTTTTGGGGTTTCGAAAACTCCTTTTGGGACTTCCAGCAGCCCTTCCATCTGCTTTGGTTCATCTCCAGCATTTGAACAGTCAGCATCTGCTTTTATTAGTAGCAGCCATTTTGCAGTATCATCTCCTATTGAGGCCCGGATAG GAAGTCAGGCCACAACACCAACTTTTGGTGGTGCTGGATTCGGGCAGTCAGGTTTCGGGGATCAGCAACAAGGAGGAGGAAGTAGAGTGACCGCATATGCAGTGACTATCGAGCAAGATAATGGAAGTGGTGAACAACTTGATGGGAAGTTAGAGTCGGTATCAGCCATGCCCGCATGTATTAATAAGAGCCATGAGGAGCTTAAGTGGGAGGACTATCAGTTGAGTGACAAAG GTGAATCAAATCCTGCTGGTCAATCTGCTGGTTGTAATCTCTTTGGTGCATCTTCTTCCATCTGGACACCTGCATTTGGTGGACTGTCCTCCACTGAAATGTCGAATCCATGTTTCTCCACCATTGCCTCCAATTTGTTCTCTTCCATGACATCCAATCCATTTGCTCCAAAACCTGTGAGCTCGGGCTTTGGGTCAGGACCTGCTTCTTCACTCTTTCGTTCTATGCCCTCATTTGCAACTTCCGTGCTTG GAAGTCAGGCCACAACACCAACTCTTGGTGGCGCTGGATTTGGGCAGCCAGGTTTCGGGGGTCAGCAACATCGAGGAAGTAGAGTGGTCGCCTATGCAGTGACTCTCGAGCAAGATGATGGAAGCGGTACACAACCAGCAGGGAAGTTCAAGTCCATATCGGCAATGCCCGCATATTTTGATAAGAGCCATGAGGAGCTTAGGTGGGAGGACTATCAGGAGCTCAAAGAGATGCATGCCTCGAAGTTGAAGTCGGAGTCTGATGCTGAGTTGAGTAGGATCAAAGCTCGTATCCAAGCTCTTGAATTAGAATTATCTAATCTCAAGATGGAGGAAGCTACTCATATTGCCTCTCGAGCCCCATTGCTTCCCGAGTCATCTTTTAATCTCGAACCCAGAAAATCCGAGCGTACAAGGAGAATAAGCAAAACCAAATGCAGGTGTAGAAGGCGCTAG
- the LOC116191969 gene encoding LOW QUALITY PROTEIN: transcription factor VIP1-like (The sequence of the model RefSeq protein was modified relative to this genomic sequence to represent the inferred CDS: inserted 1 base in 1 codon) translates to MDQPPQFTAKPPLVAVDMIIDQMADTPQQRRPHHRRAHSDTTFRHLDDDLLLFDPSDFDLSSLDLLPPATPTPPRVPTSPAPHDSSDDGSSSNPXTRPSQPVGHFRSLSVDSDFFEGLGLTLTGGGDEKFGGGKQPPTPQGEKRSYHRHSNSMDGSLSSATALFDVESDGAKKAMAADKLAELALIDPKRAKRILANRQSAARSKERKIRYTGELERKVQTLQSEATTLSAQVTILQRDTTGLTAENKELKLRLQAMEQQAQLRDALNEKLREEVQRLKIAAAQLPAVNGNPFARVPPQFPATPGQPLHNLAGNPNMPTQQHSPSGAQQGLDGQPRPSFLDFNNRA, encoded by the exons ATGGACCAGCCCCCACAGTTCACTGCCAAGCCGCCGCTGGTAGCTGTGGACATGATCATCGACCAGATGGCGGACACTCCCCAGCAGCGCCGCCCCCACCACCGCCGGGCACACTCCGACACCACCTTCCGCCACCTCGACGACGACCTCCTCCTCTTCGACCCCTCCGATTTCGACCTCTCCTCCCTCGACCTCCTCCCCCCCGCCACCCCCACCCCGCCCCGCGTCCCCACCTCCCCGGCCCCCCACGACTCCTCCGACGACGGCTCCTCCTCAAACC AGACCCGCCCCTCCCAGCCCGTCGGCCACTTCCGGAGCCTGTCCGTGGACTCGGACTTCTTCGAGGGCCTGGGCTTGACTTTGACTGGAGGCGGGGATGAGAAATTCGGCGGCGGAAAGCAGCCTCCAACGCCGCAGGGAGAGAAGAGATCTTACCACAGGCACAGCAACTCGATGGATGGATCCTTGTCCTCCGCAACGGCGTTGTTTGATGTGGAATCCGATGGGGCGAAGAAGGCCATGGCGGCTGACAAACTGGCCGAGCTTGCCCTAATTGACCCCAAGAGAGCTAAAAG GATTCTTGCTAATAGGCAGTCTGCAGCGCGCTCTAAGGAGAGGAAAATACGGTACACTGGCGAGCTGGAGAGAAAAGTACAGACACTTCAGTCCGAGGCGACCACTCTCTCTGCCCAGGTCACGATTCTGCAG AGAGATACCACTGGGTTAACCGCTGAGAATAAGGAACTCAAGCTGCGGTTACAGGCTATGGAACAGCAGGCACAGCTTCGAGATG CTCTTAACGAGAAATTGAGGGAAGAAGTCCAGCGCCTCAAAATAGCAGCTGCCCAACTTCCTGCTGTCAATGGGAACCCATTCGCTCGAGTCCCACCTCAATTTCCAGCCACCCCGGGTCAGCCCTTACACAACTTGGCGGGCAACCCAAACATGCCAACACAGCAGCATTCTCCATCTGGTGCGCAGCAAGGTCTGGACGGGCAGCCTCGCCCAAGTTTCTTGGACTTCAACAACAGGGCATAA
- the LOC116191970 gene encoding nuclear pore complex protein NUP98A-like isoform X2, translating into MLELVLENWGGGQKMSGAPSPFGQSSSTSPFRQSSSSPLLSQSVFSQSSTTNNPLAPKPEPFGSTTTTPFGWPQTGPSIFAGTSNCVFGATQFSAPVFGASSSPALVASSAPAVGSSSSSALGAFGGIGSAFGASTSLVFGPKGAFGASSTPAFAASSSPASSTPAFGASFGPKGAFGASSTPAFAASSSPASSTPAFGASTSSVFGPNGAFGASSTPAFAASSSPAFGVSKTPFGTSSSPSICFGSSPAFEQSASAFISSSHFAVSSPIEARIGSQATTPTFGGAGFGQSGFGDQQQGGGSRVTAYAVTIEQDNGSGEQLDGKLESVSAMPACINKSHEELKWEDYQLSDKGESNPAGQSAGCNLFGASSSIWTPAFGGLSSTEMSNPCFSTIASNLFSSMTSNPFAPKPVSSGFGSGPASSLFRSMPSFATSVLGSQATTPTLGGAGFGQPGFGGQQHRGSRVVAYAVTLEQDDGSGTQPAGKFKSISAMPAYFDKSHEELRWEDYQELKEMHASKLKSESDAELSRIKARIQALELELSNLKMEEATHIASRAPLLPESSFNLEPRKSERTRRISKTKCRCRRR; encoded by the exons ATGCTTGAGCTAGTTCTAGAGAACTGGGGGGGGGGGCAAAAGATGTCCGGGGCACCAAGTC CTTTCGGGCAGTCTTCGTCGACAAGCCCCTTCAGGCAGTCATCGAGCAGTCCTCTTCTGTCCCAATCGGTCTTCAGCCAGTCAAGTACTACAAACAATCCTTTGGCGCCCAAACCCGAACCATTTGGTAGTACAACGACAACCCCTTTTGGATGGCCACAAACGGGGCCGTCCATATTTGCAGGAACATCAAATTGTGTTTTTGGTGCTACTCAATTTTCAGCACCCGTGTTTGGTGCGTCATCATCACCAGCTTTAGTAGCGTCTTCTGCTCCTGCTGTAGGAAGTTCGTCGTCGTCCGCACTTGGAG CGTTTGGTGGCATAGGGTCTGCATTTGGTGCATCAACTTCCTTAGTCTTCGGCCCTAAAGGTGCATTTGGGGCTTCTAGCACTCCTGCTTTTGCCGCCTCAAGTAGTCCGGCTTCTAGCACTCCTGCATTTGGTGCATCATTCGGCCCTAAAGGCGCATTTGGGGCTTCTAGCACTCCTGCTTTCGCCGCCTCAAGTAGTCCGGCTTCTAGCACTCCTGCATTTGGCGCATCAACTTCCTCAGTCTTCGGCCCTAATGGCGCATTTGGGGCTTCTAGCACTCCTGCTTTCGCCGCCTCAAGTAGTCCGGCTTTTGGGGTTTCGAAAACTCCTTTTGGGACTTCCAGCAGCCCTTCCATCTGCTTTGGTTCATCTCCAGCATTTGAACAGTCAGCATCTGCTTTTATTAGTAGCAGCCATTTTGCAGTATCATCTCCTATTGAGGCCCGGATAG GAAGTCAGGCCACAACACCAACTTTTGGTGGTGCTGGATTCGGGCAGTCAGGTTTCGGGGATCAGCAACAAGGAGGAGGAAGTAGAGTGACCGCATATGCAGTGACTATCGAGCAAGATAATGGAAGTGGTGAACAACTTGATGGGAAGTTAGAGTCGGTATCAGCCATGCCCGCATGTATTAATAAGAGCCATGAGGAGCTTAAGTGGGAGGACTATCAGTTGAGTGACAAAG GTGAATCAAATCCTGCTGGTCAATCTGCTGGTTGTAATCTCTTTGGTGCATCTTCTTCCATCTGGACACCTGCATTTGGTGGACTGTCCTCCACTGAAATGTCGAATCCATGTTTCTCCACCATTGCCTCCAATTTGTTCTCTTCCATGACATCCAATCCATTTGCTCCAAAACCTGTGAGCTCGGGCTTTGGGTCAGGACCTGCTTCTTCACTCTTTCGTTCTATGCCCTCATTTGCAACTTCCGTGCTTG GAAGTCAGGCCACAACACCAACTCTTGGTGGCGCTGGATTTGGGCAGCCAGGTTTCGGGGGTCAGCAACATCGAGGAAGTAGAGTGGTCGCCTATGCAGTGACTCTCGAGCAAGATGATGGAAGCGGTACACAACCAGCAGGGAAGTTCAAGTCCATATCGGCAATGCCCGCATATTTTGATAAGAGCCATGAGGAGCTTAGGTGGGAGGACTATCAGGAGCTCAAAGAGATGCATGCCTCGAAGTTGAAGTCGGAGTCTGATGCTGAGTTGAGTAGGATCAAAGCTCGTATCCAAGCTCTTGAATTAGAATTATCTAATCTCAAGATGGAGGAAGCTACTCATATTGCCTCTCGAGCCCCATTGCTTCCCGAGTCATCTTTTAATCTCGAACCCAGAAAATCCGAGCGTACAAGGAGAATAAGCAAAACCAAATGCAGGTGTAGAAGGCGCTAG
- the LOC116191970 gene encoding nuclear pore complex protein NUP98A-like isoform X4, producing the protein MCCIMDSFRTTSGSSAFGQSSSTSPFRQSSSSPLLSQSVFSQSSTTNNPLAPKPEPFGSTTTTPFGWPQTGPSIFAGTSNCVFGATQFSAPVFGASSSPALVASSAPAVGSSSSSALGAFGGIGSAFGASTSLVFGPKGAFGASSTPAFAASSSPASSTPAFGASFGPKGAFGASSTPAFAASSSPASSTPAFGASTSSVFGPNGAFGASSTPAFAASSSPAFGVSKTPFGTSSSPSICFGSSPAFEQSASAFISSSHFAVSSPIEARIGSQATTPTFGGAGFGQSGFGDQQQGGGSRVTAYAVTIEQDNGSGEQLDGKLESVSAMPACINKSHEELKWEDYQLSDKGESNPAGQSAGCNLFGASSSIWTPAFGGLSSTEMSNPCFSTIASNLFSSMTSNPFAPKPVSSGFGSSSSVFATASQSTFETSPSIFGSTRGAAGFSFSFTWESSPLFSCIAPALAQTNIFGTSSFPLDPG; encoded by the exons ATGTGCTGTATAATGGATTCTTTTAGGACGACGTCTGGTTCTTCTG CTTTCGGGCAGTCTTCGTCGACAAGCCCCTTCAGGCAGTCATCGAGCAGTCCTCTTCTGTCCCAATCGGTCTTCAGCCAGTCAAGTACTACAAACAATCCTTTGGCGCCCAAACCCGAACCATTTGGTAGTACAACGACAACCCCTTTTGGATGGCCACAAACGGGGCCGTCCATATTTGCAGGAACATCAAATTGTGTTTTTGGTGCTACTCAATTTTCAGCACCCGTGTTTGGTGCGTCATCATCACCAGCTTTAGTAGCGTCTTCTGCTCCTGCTGTAGGAAGTTCGTCGTCGTCCGCACTTGGAG CGTTTGGTGGCATAGGGTCTGCATTTGGTGCATCAACTTCCTTAGTCTTCGGCCCTAAAGGTGCATTTGGGGCTTCTAGCACTCCTGCTTTTGCCGCCTCAAGTAGTCCGGCTTCTAGCACTCCTGCATTTGGTGCATCATTCGGCCCTAAAGGCGCATTTGGGGCTTCTAGCACTCCTGCTTTCGCCGCCTCAAGTAGTCCGGCTTCTAGCACTCCTGCATTTGGCGCATCAACTTCCTCAGTCTTCGGCCCTAATGGCGCATTTGGGGCTTCTAGCACTCCTGCTTTCGCCGCCTCAAGTAGTCCGGCTTTTGGGGTTTCGAAAACTCCTTTTGGGACTTCCAGCAGCCCTTCCATCTGCTTTGGTTCATCTCCAGCATTTGAACAGTCAGCATCTGCTTTTATTAGTAGCAGCCATTTTGCAGTATCATCTCCTATTGAGGCCCGGATAG GAAGTCAGGCCACAACACCAACTTTTGGTGGTGCTGGATTCGGGCAGTCAGGTTTCGGGGATCAGCAACAAGGAGGAGGAAGTAGAGTGACCGCATATGCAGTGACTATCGAGCAAGATAATGGAAGTGGTGAACAACTTGATGGGAAGTTAGAGTCGGTATCAGCCATGCCCGCATGTATTAATAAGAGCCATGAGGAGCTTAAGTGGGAGGACTATCAGTTGAGTGACAAAG GTGAATCAAATCCTGCTGGTCAATCTGCTGGTTGTAATCTCTTTGGTGCATCTTCTTCCATCTGGACACCTGCATTTGGTGGACTGTCCTCCACTGAAATGTCGAATCCATGTTTCTCCACCATTGCCTCCAATTTGTTCTCTTCCATGACATCCAATCCATTTGCTCCAAAACCTGTGAGCTCGGGCTTTGG TTCATCTTCGTCCGTGTTTGCTACAGCGAGTCAATCTACATTTGAGACATCTCCTTCAATTTTTGGTTCTACTCGGGGTGCCGCAGGATTCAGTTTCAGTTTTACCTGGGAATCCTCCCCATTGTTTTCATGTATTGCTCCCGCCCTCGCTCAAACAAACATATTTGGCACATCATCGTTTCCTTTGGATCCCGGATAG